GAAACATTGGGACACTACTACGGTAACTATAATAAATATATCAGTAAAAGTGAATTAATAGAAAAAATTAGTGCAGTTACCACTGCTAACGTAAAAAAAGCAGCAAAAGAATTGTTATCTCAGCATGAAAAAACCACTCTAGCTGCAATTGGAGAAATTAAATCATTGCCAAGTTACGATAAAGTGGTTTCTATGCTTAAAGCTTAGTGCATTCTATTATATTGATTTGGCTGCTTTACAATAGATCTTCATAATTTAGCACAGTGGTTAAAGAAGTGTAAAGTTGAAACAATGTGCCATGAACCGGATATACAAGAAATTATACGAATCTTCAACCTCCTCTTTCAATAATATTATTATTTCTATTTTGCGTAACTTTTTCCGTATAATTTTTAGGAGGTACTGGTGGTGCAAGTGGTTTTTTGCTTACAGGGTTTGAGTTTATGTCTTTCAATCTTGCTAATACTCTATCACGCCAATCATATAAATTTGTTGATGGTATTACTACATATCTCTGCTGTGCTCTTTTGATTTTTTATTGCTTCCAAAGCTATCTTTGCTTTTAACTCTGCTTTTTTGTTCTCATACTATACTCCATTCTTTTCTTTTCCCTTTTTACTCGGATTAACCAATTTTTTTTGGTCTAATTTATGGGGTGCATTATACTTCACACCAAGCAGTCAGAACGGCATAAAAACCACCATAACAATGCGCAGCGTCAGTGCCTAAATGTCTTCTTACTTCTTCAAAATACACTGCTTCAATATCTGAAAATCTTTCCCTCATCTCATTGAGCCACATACGAAAATTTAAGAAGTGCATTCCACCTCCGCTGAAACGGCTACCATGAAAGTTTTCACTCCCACTTTGAATTACTCCGTCTTTGAGAATAGCCCAGCCGGTTTGTTTGCCGACTTTTGTGTTTGAAGCACATCTACACTCAATGCCCCTATACTAATATATACCGACCACTTTTTCCGGGATTTTCTGAAAAAAAGTTAAAATAATTTTAAGGCAGCTAAGGAATTAAAGAGCTTTGAAAACCAGCTATATCTTTTACAGCAGCTTCTTCGCTATTTGAGATCTTTCCATTTTGGAAATAACTGGTTGTTGGATTTAAAAGAGGTTGTGTGAGCTTTTGATGAAAGCAATATATTTAGATCGTCAATTACGCTATAACAGCCCTTAAAAACGTTTTAAAGAATGGTATTGTAGTAGAGAGATTGTTTTGGCTCCATTCCCTTCTTGTAAAGCTAAAGATACTAATGTTAGCAAACTCTATAAACCTCAGTTATGGATTAGAAAATAGATAAAAGTATAACTAAGAAGAGGGAAACAGGGTAAACTCGAGTATTTTAGTAATAATAAGAGGTTACCCATGAAGAAAGATATTACAGAACTGTACTGTTGCGTCGAGGATTTTTGTCGTGCGGTAGATGATAATTTTGCAAATAGGTTCTTATCAAACGGCAAAAAACCAACCAGAGTACCAGAAATAGCGCACTCAGAAATTCTAACCATAATCCTATTATACCATAAATCACCATGTAAAAACTTCAAGGCTTTTTATCTTTGTTATCTTCAGTTATTCTATAGATCAGAGTTTTCAAAGCTGCCTTCATATCACAGATTTATTGCCTTAAAGCCGCGAGTTTTGTGGTATTTAGCATTACTTTTGCAATGGTTTTGTGAACAAGCAAAAATGACCGGGATTTCCTACATAGATTCTACTTCAATAGCAGTATGCCATCGAAAAAGAATCTCAAGAAATAAGGTTTTCAAAGGATTAGCAGAGTTAGGAAAGAATACTTACGGCTGGTTTTTTGGTTTTAAATTACATGTAGTAATCAATGAAATAGGTGAAATTCAAGGTGTTACGCTAACCAGAGGTAACGTCGATGACAGAAAACCTGTACCAACTCTAACCAAAAAACTAACTGGACTTTTGTTTGGAGATAAGGGCTATATAAAGAAAGAGCTCTTTGAGAAACTATTCGATAGAGGTCTAAAACTCGTCACTAAAGTGAAAAAAGGTATGAAAAATGCACTGATTTCGCTGA
The nucleotide sequence above comes from Wolbachia endosymbiont of Oedothorax gibbosus. Encoded proteins:
- a CDS encoding IS982 family transposase, whose translation is MKKDITELYCCVEDFCRAVDDNFANRFLSNGKKPTRVPEIAHSEILTIILLYHKSPCKNFKAFYLCYLQLFYRSEFSKLPSYHRFIALKPRVLWYLALLLQWFCEQAKMTGISYIDSTSIAVCHRKRISRNKVFKGLAELGKNTYGWFFGFKLHVVINEIGEIQGVTLTRGNVDDRKPVPTLTKKLTGLLFGDKGYIKKELFEKLFDRGLKLVTKVKKGMKNALISLKEKILLGKRSIVETVFGCLKNKFELEHTRHRSTVNFLVHIFSTLISYSMQSKKPCISQLYFVG